The segment GCGGGTGACGATCTGCGGCCACCCGGCCCGGTCGGTGGCCGCGCGACGCTACCTGGGCTATATGCCGGAGCACCCGGTCTTTCCCGGCCTCTACACCGCGCGGGCCGTGCTGCGGTACCACGCGGCCTTGCTGGGCTTGTCGGCCCAAGGCGTCGCCCGGCAGGTGGACGCGTCGATTCAGCGGCTGCACATGCAGGAGTTCGCCGACCGGCCGGCGTCCGATTTCTCGCAAGGCATGAAACAGCGGCTGGCCCTGGCCATCGCCATGATGTCCGATCCGCCGTTGTTGCTGCTCGATGAGCCGAGCAACGGCCTCGACCCGATCGGCATCGTCGAGCTGCGCGACCTGCTCCAGCAGTTGCGTGACGCCGGCGCATCGGTCGTGATCAGCTCTCACCGATTGGGCGAGCTGGAGAAGTTGACCTCGGACTACATCTTCATGCACCGCGGCCGGATCGTGCAGTTCGGCGACGAGCTGAACGCCAGCCAGGCCGGTCAACTGCGTGTCGGCGTGGTCTCCCACGGCGAGTCGGTCGCGCGGGCGGCCCTTCCGGCGTCCAGGGTGCTCAGCGTCTGCGACACCGAACTGATGATCGCGATCGGCGAGCCCGACGAGGTCCCCGACGTCGTCCGCGACCTCGTGGCCGGAGGAGCGAAGATCACCAGCGTGCTTCTGCAGCGAGAGAACATCGAAGAGGTCTTCCTTCGCCTCTGTGATGAAGGGAACAACCGATGAGAGCGTACGAGCTGATACGAGAAACTTACTTCCGCCGGAGCTACATCTGGATCGCCCACCTGAGCTGGCTGGCGGTCTACGGCGTGTTCTGGTGGAGCTTCGTCCCCACCAAAACGGAGACCATGGGCAAGTTCATCCTCATCGGCAGCGGTCTGTTCCTGGCCTTGACCCTCAGCGCGGGAATCTTCGGCGACGACATCGCCTCGGGACGCATCTGCGTGCTGGTGACGAAACCATTTTGGACGGGCAAGCTCTACCTCTTTCGCTTCCTCGGCCTCTCTCTTCAGGCAGCCGTGCATCTGCTGTTGACGGGTGTCCTTATCTCCGTCCTCGATCTGTTGACGCCCAGGAACAGCATCGAGGGACTGGGCGTGTGGTTGCTGGCCTCGTGGCTGCTGTTCAACGCCGTTGCGGCCCTCTCGACATCCCTGTCGGTGGTTCTCGGGCGGGCGTTCAATTCCCTGTTGTTGCTCGTCGTCTTCGTCGCGGGCTATCTCCTGATGAACGCCCTGATGGTTCTGCTGCGTGGAGAAGCAGGGGCGGGGTGGCTGACGGCCTTCGTGCGGTACGCATGGCCGCCCTTCGAGTTGTTGCGTAAATTCGCCGGCGGGGAATACGGCCCGCACGCCCTGACCGTCGGTCGGTTCAGTCTGTCCCACAGCGTCGCCTGCGTCGTGCACAGCCTGATGCTGACGTGTGTCTACGGCGCCGTCGGCATCCTGCTGCTGTGCCGTCGGCAGTTCTCGCGCGTGCGGGATTAACGGTCGTGAATCCTTGACGTCTATATGCCAATGAGCAAGAAGATCAACATCTGGATCCTGGTGACGGCGGCGGCCGTGGTTGTCGAGGGCTGGGCCCTGTACGTGGTCGGCGCTTCGTCCGCCCGCTGGCGGCCGGCGATGATTGTGGCCGAGGAACCGGCGGCGCGGGCCCTGTACGAGGCCATGGTTCAGGCGGCGCGCGACGCCGAGACCCTGTCGTATCGAAGTATCTGCAGCGGTCCGGACAGCGGGCCTTCAGCCTACACCGTCCAGCTCAAGAAGCCCAACCTCGTTCATGTGGAGATGACCAACGGGATGAGCACGAAGGTCACGACGGTCCTTGGCGACGGCGATCGCGTGCGGATCTTTTGGTCGGGCGACCGGCCGTTTCTGAAGGTCGATGACTTTGAACGTAACGAACCGACGCAATCCAACGTCTATGTGGACATGACCGGTTCGCCCGCCGAAGTCGCGGACGAAATGGCTCGGCTCGGGGTCGCCTGGAGCGATCTTGTGTGGTCACCGAGCGTGTTCTTCAACGGTGCGGATGAGTTCGAGCCCCACATCGACGGAATTCGCCTTCGAGGGACGAACGAGGCCTCGGGCGAGGAGTGCGACGTGATCGAGGTCAGTTACTTCAAGGCGCAGCGCACGCGGCATTACTGGCTCTCGCGGAAGGACCATCTGCCTCGCCGGATCAAGGAGATCGTCCGGCTGGCGGGCCACAATCGCGTGATCGCCGAGGACTGGTTCCGTGTGGAAATCGACGAGCGAATTTCGGACGAGACGTTCGCGTGGACTCCGCCGGAAGGGTCTGACGCGTGGACTCCTCCGGAGTGGGAAGAGTTTCTCCTGAAACCTGGGACAGAGGCGCCGGATTTCGAACTGGCCCTGGCGCAAAAAGGCGTGATCCGCCTGTCCGACTTGCGGGGCAAAGTCGTATGGCTCTGTCTCTGGCAGGTCGGCTCGCCCGAGTGCCGCGAACAGATGCGATATCTCCAGTCGTTGCACGAGAAGACGAAAGACACGCCACTGGCGGTTCTTGGCGCAAACGTTACCGACGACCGACGCATCGCGCAAGCGTTCCTGCGCGACGAGGCGATTTCGCTTCCCTGCGTCCTCGATTCCTCCGAGGAGGTGGCGAAGCTCTTTGCCGAAGGCTATGGGATGAAATCCAGCGATGGGCCCGTCAATTTCGTCATCGGGCGCGACGGGAAGATCGTTGACGCATGGTATGGACAGGACCGAAACCGCGCCCCGGCGGCGTTGCAGGCGGCGGGGGTGCAGGACGTGGACCGTTGAATGAGGAACGAGAGGTTTCAAAATGGATGACCATCCGATTGTCGTTGAGAACCTGGTCAAGTACTACGAGGGCCGCTGCGTGCTGAACGGCATCGACCTGGAGGTGCCTCGCGGTTGCATCTACGGGCTGCTCGGCCGTAACGGGTGCGGCAAGACCACGCTGATCCGCACCCTGCTGGGCCTCGAGCCGCCCACGCGCGGCCGGACCATGCTGCTCGGGCACGATTCGAGGCGCCTGTCCGCCAAGGCCCGCGCCCGCATCGGGTACGTGGCCGAGGGGCACAACCTGATCCAGAACTACCGCGTCCGCCGGCTCATCGGCCTGTGCCGGGACCTGTCGCTGCACTGGAACGAGGCCTTCTTCAGCCAGCTCATGGAGACGTTCCGGCTGCCGATGGATCGCAAGATCAAGGAGCTGTCGGCCGGCATGAGGGCCGAACTCAACCTTGCGCTGGCGATGGCGGTCGATCCCGAGCTGCTGATCCTCGACGACCCGACGCTCGGCCTCGACACCGTCGCGCGACGCCAGTTCCTCGAACTGGCCATCGACCTGATCCAGAAGCAGGACCGCACGATCCTGTTCAGTTCGCACATCCTCGGCGACGTCGAGCGCATCGCCGACCGGATCGGCATCATGGTCGCCGGCAAGCTCATCGTCGATTGCGAGCTCGATGAGCTCAAACGCCGCGTCCGCAAGCTCCAGGTCCTGTTCCCGTCGGAGGCGCCGAAGAACCTCTACATCACCGAGATCATCCACCAGCGAAACGCCGGACGTGAGATGGTGCTGACCGTCGCCGACTGGAACCCGCAGAAGCAGGCGATTCTCCAGACGTTCGGGCCCCAGAGCTGCACCGAACTGGCGATGACGCTGGAGGACATCTTCATCGAGTGCACGAGGCCGGCCACGACGGCGGTCGTCGAAGGAAGTGAGGTTTGACATGCGAACGTATTGGACGCTGCTGAAACGAGAGATCATCGACCACGTCGCCTACTTCGCAGCCGCCCTGATCCTGAGCGGACTGCTGACCGCGATGCTGGTCTCGATCGCGTTGAGCTTCGACGAAAGCGACCGCGAACTCTTCGGCCTCGCAGGAGGCATTCCGGCCACGGTCGCGGTTGTGGTCGGGCTGTGCGGTCTGGGAGTGGCCCAGATGTACGCAGACCGGGTGCGGAACATCTCGGCCTTCCTGACGGCGTTGCCCGTCACGCGGGCGCAGATCTTCGCCGCCCGCATCGCCGCCGGCGTGCTGGTGATCCTGATCCTCCTGGTCCCGCTGGCCGTCGCGGGGACGATGCTGCTTGGTCCCAATGTGGATGGGGTGCCGGTCTATCGGGGCATCGTGCCGGACGTGTTTCGCGGCCTCTTCCTGATGTGCCTGGCCTGCTATAGCGTGGGAATCTACGCCGGCTGGCACCGCCGGTCGCTGGCCCCGACGCTGGGCGCGCTGCCGGTGGTGCTGCTCGTGCCGCTGCTGCTCGTGATCAAGGGGTTCGGTCCCGACGTTGCCGCCATCCTCGCGATCTTCATCCTTGCCTGCCTGGCCGGCACCTGGTGCCGCTTCGCGTCGTCTTCGCTTTAGGAGTGCCGAACGATGAAAACCACGACTCACTACCGCGTCAGGGTCCTGGCCACGGGCGTGATGGTCCTTGTGCTCTTCGCTGTCCCCTTGTACTGGGGCCGCTTCTTCTCGGAGTTCCTGCTCTGCGCCCGCATGCCTGAGGAGGCCACGCGAGTGGAGGTCTCGCCGTCGGGGATTCTGCCCGACGAAATTGAGAACGATCCCAATGCCGACCGACGCTCGATCGCCTCTACGCGAATGGATGCCGGATTTCTCGCTATGTCGTTGGGGGTTGCCGATTACTTCCTTTCCAGAAGCCCGGGCGGGGACCGCTCGGATGTCTTCTATTACTCCCCGGACAAGGCGTGGATGTACTTCGACCGGTCGGCCGGGCAGATCGTGTTTAGCGATACGTACTGGGACCGCCGCGACGGCGGTGGGAGCATCGAGCGGCCGACGGCGGTCCATTACGCCGGACCGGACGGCGTGTCCAAGTCGGCGGGCGAGGAGCTTGGCCGATTCCGCGATCCCATCCACGTTGCCGGCGCTTCGCTGCACCACGTCGTCTACGACAGGACGCTGCATCGTTTCTTTGCGATTGACTGCGAGGCCATGACCGTCAAGGGCGGAGCGGAGCTGACGGACACCATACTGCGAAGGCCGCTCGTGATGGGCTCTCCGGCGTACTACGAAGGTCTCCGTCTCAGTTGGCAGGCGCCCACGCAACGAGTCCTGCGCGAGGCGCAGGACGAGGATTCGGCGCCGCGGTATGAGCATCGCTTCACGATCCGATTCAGTACGAGCAGTAATTACTGGAGCCGATACCTCCCTGTGATCGACGCCTCCGGGCAAATCGCTCTGCTGGACCAGCGGACGTTGGAGCTGGTCCCCGCAAAGGGCATATTGCCTGTTCCCAAGACGTTGTACGGCGAAGGGTCGCGTCGGCCTTCGCAGTTGCTCAAGCATGAGGTCCAGGCGATCACGATCGGGCCCGAGAGTGAGTACGCCGGACTGCTTGCCGCCGGCGTCTCGCGTCAGGGGACGTCTCTGGCGATGTCGATCTTCGACAAGGACGGCAACATGGTAACGAGGGCCGACACCATCGCAATGTCCTACAGGCATGGGTTTGCGAGGGAGGTGCAGGTCGGCTCGGCACGGGTCGCTTTATTTGGGGCGCCATGGGCGCCGGCGCTGACGGTGTCGAAGTACCTGCTGGAGAACGTCCATCCGCCCATCCTGACGGTGGCCTCGTTCTTCCTCGTCAATCGGATCGAAGCCGGTTTGAGCCACCGGATGTTGCTGCTGGTCCCGAATTCGTTTGCGGCGATGCAGCGGGACCAGACTCGCCAGGGTATCGTCTCGCAATTCGTCGGAGCGGTGTTCATCATCCTGCCGGGGATTCTGCTGGCGGTGCTCCTGGCCTGGCGCGTGGTTCGCGATGCGGCCGATACGGGCCTGCCCGGCGGCGCCCGTTCGCTGTGGCTGCTCGGCACGCTCGCCTTCGGTCTGCCGGCGTACATCACGTATCGCATGACCCGGCCGAAAGAGGCGCTCGTCACCTGCGCCAATTGCGGATTGCGCCGCCGGCCCGACATGGACCGCTGCCACCGGTGCAACGGCCCGTGGAACCTGCCCGAGTTGGCGCCGCCCGCCTGGCGCGTGCTCGATGGGGGCGCAGAACCCTCCGAGCGGCCCGTCGCGTCCGAAGACTCCGCCGATTCGGGGGAACAAAACGACGACTCGTCTGTCGAATCTGTGTGACCGTTGCTTCGATGGCGGCCTCATACAGGTGACGGCCGTGGTGGAGGGGGGCAGACATCGGCCGATGAGATCGGGCGGGATCGTCCTGCCGGCAAAGGTAAGCGGATGGCGCGTGGAGCGTGGCGATGAGTGCGGAGAATCAATACATGGTCCTGCTGGATCGGGCCCGTGCGGGCGACCGGGCGGGCATGGGCGAGCTGGCCGGCGTGGTCTGGCGGCGATTGCATCCCTTTGTCTTTCGGATCACGCTGTGTCACGATGTCACCGAAGACGTGCTGCAGGAGACGCTTCTGGCGATGATCTGTGGCGTCGAATCGCTGCGTGAGCCGCAGCGCTTCTGGCCCTGGATGTATCAGATCGCCTATGCCAAGACCCGGGACGCCTTCCGCAAGCGCCGTCGCCAGACGTCCGTGCAAAGCGCTCTGCTCGACCGCCGTCGCACCGACGGCGCGTGGGGCGACGGCGATCCGGCGGATGCGAGGCTTCGCGCCGAGACGCGCGAACGCGTGGCCGCCGCCGTCGAGCGGCTCCGGGACCCCCACCGTGACGTCGTCCATCTTCGCTGCTACGAGGAGCTGTCCTACACCGAAATCGCCTCGCGCACCCGCACCACCCCCCAGCGTGCCCGCGTCCACTTCCACCGCGCCAAAGCCTCCCTCAGACAGCGGTTGCAGGCTTGCTGCACGTGACGATGCTCATCGTTGACTCGATTGTTACATGGCGCTGGGCTCGTTCGTTGGTTTTCTTGCCGGCAAAGACACCAAGCCTTCTTGCGATTGGCTCTGCCGGCGACAGATGTCTTCGAAGATGGCGTCCGGATCGTGGTGGAACTGAGATGCATATTCTTCGCGAAGCTCGCGAGTCTCTTTGATGATCGGGTCTTGCCACATTGGTTAACCCTCCATGAGTTCTTGAGGCGTACAGATGATCGGCGGTTCATAGCCGTATTGACGACACACCGTCTCGATTCCCGTCCGCATTACAGCATTGGCAATATGGGCACAGTTCCACGTGAGTAGATAGTCCATACCGTTCGCCGTTGCCACCACTCTATGGTCGTATCCTGGTTCCCTCTCACGCGGACATCATCGCTCTGCCTGGCCGTGAGGTAGCTCGGGATCGACGTCTCAATGTAGATTGTAGGTCTTGCGCTCGTCATTGTCGTCTTGCCGCAGGCGGTCCTGCCAACTATTGGTTCTGCTGTAACTTACCGCTGCTCAATTCTACAGAAATGCCTGCTTCATGGAAAGGGTGTTTCCGCGCAGTCAGGACGTGTCCAAGTGTCTCCGCCGCCTGGGGCGGCCCATCCGGGCGGAAAGAAAACGAGGCAGGCGCGGGGGGCCTGCCTCGTGGGTGCGTCTTGCTTTGGGCCGAGCCGGACGGCTACGGCCAGAATTTGTGGAGGTAATCGATGCTCCTTTGGGCAATGGTTTCGGGGTCGGGGTCGTACTTGAAGACCTCGACCGAGAGCCACTGGTCCCAGCCGACCTCGTCGATTGCCTCGGCGATGGGGGCGTAATCGACCTCGCCCATGCCGGGGCCGTAGAGGTTGGCGTCGTTGACGTGGAAGTGGCCGATCTCGTCGGCCGTCACCGAACGGATGATCTCCGGCACCGGCCGGGCCTCCGAGCACATCGCCTTGACGTCGAGATGGATCTTCAGGCTCGGATGGTTCACCTGGCGAACCAGCTTCATTCCATCCTCGACCGTGTTGATGAAGTCCGTCTCGACCGGCGACAGCGGCTCCAAGGCGATCGTCAGGCCGAGATCACCTGCCTTATCAAGCACCGAGCCGAGCAGGTCGGCCGCACGCTGCCATGCGCCGGCGTAGGTCTGGCCCGCGACGAGGCTTCGCTGTTTGGGCGAGCCGAGCACCAGGACCTTGCCGCCGAGATCGCTGCACAAATCGAGCAGGGCGGCGAGGTAATCCCGCGTGCGCGTCCAGGTCGCCTCGTCGGGCGTGGTCATGTGCAGGCCCGTCGGCCCGGCGAACAGCCAGTGCAGCCCCACGCATTCAAGCCCGTGGTCTTCGATTACCTGCCGGGTCTCTTTGCGCTGCGCGGCAGTGACCTCGGTCGCCGACGGCGCCAACGTGAACGGCGCGATCTCCAGACCATGATAGCCCAGCCTTCGCGCGATCTTGGCCACCTCGGCCATCGGCCGGCCTTCGAACATCTCGTTGCACAACGCGAACCGCATCAGACGGACTCCGGAACGACGAACGGCTCGCGGTAGTTGCGCTTCAGGAACATGTTCGCCAGCTCGCTGTGTTCGCCGACGTACTGCTCCTTGTCGGCGTCCATCGTCAGCATCGGTCCGATCGTGATCGGCTCTTTCTCCAGGTCCACCTCATTGGCGGCCAGGTGTTCGAGCATCCGATTGAACGAATCCATCATCTCGGCATTGTCGCCGATGGTCGTCTTGATCTCATCCGGCGAGGCCTTCTTGCCCAGGTGATGGGAGGTGTTGGCCATGTGGCACAGGGCCGCCGAGATGTGTCCGACCTCGATGTCGCCGTTGAGGTCGCTGACCTTGCGGCTGCGGACGGCCTTGATGAAGTTCTCGTGGTGCCCGGCGCCGCCGCGACCGGAGAACTGCTTGATCCGCTTGCCGTCGTTGTCGTAGATCCAGCCGCCGCCGTCGTCGCAGGGGAAATATCCGCCTTCGCACTGCACGCAGTCGCCGACGCGCGTGCCGCGGAAATGATCCATCGCGCGATCGTCTTTCTTGCGGGGCAGGCCGCGGACCTCGAAGATCAGCGGAGCGGGCTTGTAGTCGAAGAAGGCGATCTGCGTGTTGGCGGTTTCGCCCACGTCGCCCGTCTCGCCGACGCCGAACCGACCGCCGATGCTGAAGGCGTGTCGGGGCAGTCCCGGATCGCCCAGCGCCCAGCGGGCGATGTCCATCTCGTGCGGGCCCTGGTTGCCGATGTCGCCGTTGCCGGTGTTCCACATCCAGTGCCAGACGTAATGGAATTGGCTGCGGTGCAGCGGGACCATGTCGGCCGGACCGCACCACTGGTTGTAGTCCACGGTGGACGGAATCGGCGCCGGGCCGTTCGTGCCCGGGACGATCCCGTTGGTGCCGGGGCCCCGTCCCTTGTAGCAGAACCCGCGAACCCACTGGATCTTGCCGATGTGGCCTTCCCGGATCCACTCGAACGCCGCCGGATGCGCCTCGGACGACCGCTTCTGCATCCCGATCTGAACGATGCGATTGTACTTGCGGGCCGCCTCGACCATCTTGCGGCCTTCCCAGATGTTGTGCGAAGCCGGCTTCTCGATGTAGACGTCCTTGCCCGCCTGGCACGCCCAGATCGTCACCAGCGCGTGCCAGTGGTTGGGCGTCGCCGACGTGATGACGTCGATGTCCTTGTCTTCGAGCAGCCTGCGGACGTCGGTATAGGTCCGCAGCTTGTACCCTTCCTTCTCCTCGAACGCCTTGGCTTTGCCCTCCATCTGCCGAGTGTCGGCGTCGCAGATGGCCACCAGCTTGGCGCCTTCGCAGCCGTGGAAGTACCGCATGTGGCCTCCGCCCTGACCGCCGACCCCGACGACGGCCACGCGAATCTGATCGTTGGCGCCGAGCACGCGCGAATGCGGCCCCGCCAGCGCCAGGCCCACACCGGCGGCCACCGAGCTTTTGATGAAGTCGCGACGTGTTACACTACCCATAATGGCTCCTTTCTCTAAAGGTCTGCACTCGAATGCGATTGCATTCGTCTGTCTTTCGTCTTGCCTCAGGAGGCGTATTCCTGATAACGCTCGGCCACCTTGCCTTCGACTTCATTGCCCTTGTGGAAATAGAAGCGCCACTTGAAGGTGACGCTCTCGCCGGCCGGGACGACCAGATTGCCGGTGCCGGCCGGCTTCCTCTCGAAGTCGTGAATGCCGAACGGATTGGCCGCAAACAGCCCGTAGTCCCGCACGTGCCACCACGTCGGATGGCGCGGGTTGCCCGGATGGTCGAAGATCGCCACGCCCACCACGTCGCCGTCGACGGGCCCGTAGTAGTCGCACCAGGCGGCGCGCTTGCCCCAGGTCGCGCCGTCTCGCACGCCCTCGCTGTTGACGATGTGCCCCTGGCCCACCGAGCCTTTCAGCCGCATCGTGGGCGCTAGGCGGATCGCCATCGACCCTTCCTTCGTGTCGCCGAAGACCAGCTCGCCGTGCGAAGCGTGGATCGTGACTTCGAGGTCCAGGATTCGTGCGTCCGGTCCGCCCGAGAAGCGGTGCCGGCGGGTGTCGGTGCAGATGGTCCGCCCGTCCGGGGCGATCCAGTTGTTCTGTGACGTGATGACGCCGACCTGCGGCCCCGAGCTGACCTCGATGAACTTGTCGTGGACGATCCGCCCGCGCGTGTCGCCGTCGGCCCAGAAGTCCACGCCGTTGACGTCGCCGTGCGTGAACCAGAGCGACTTGTGGTGCGGATGGTCCCGGGCCTCGTCGGGCTTCTCGGCCATCGGCCAATGACGAATCACCGCCGCGCCCGTCGGCCCCATCACCGGATAGAAGTAGGGTCGCGGCTTGGCGGTGTGGCAGTACTCCGTGAACGGCTTGCCGTCGATCTCGACCGTGACTCTGTCGCTGTGCTGCGTGACCTTCACTCCGCTGCCCGATCGCGTCCCGCCCGACTGCGCCGTGGCGACCATCCGCGCAAACACCGCTCTCTGCGCCGCCAGCGCCGCCACGCGGTCGTCGGGCCGCGTCCGCGCCTCCAGGAGGACCCATCCGTCGTAGTCGGTCCCCACCATCAGGTCGATCAGCTCCTGGTAAGGATAGTCGTCCATGTCCAGCTCGCGGACGTGCGCGGTAGCGCCGAAGAAAGGCCGGACCAGATGGAAATTGTATGCCAGCCCCTCGCCTTCAAGGTCCTGGCCGTTGCAGTTCCAGCAGACCTTCACGTTTGGGTGGTCGGCGGCGTCCATGATCGCCTTGATCACCGGCAGCGGCGAGCACCCGCCATGCACTTCGAGCCGGATCTCCTGCCCATGCGACTCGCCGAATGCGCCGAGTTCGTTCAGCGACCGGCCGATCTGCTCGATCGTCTTCTCGTAGGGAACACCCTTCGGCAGGGCGTCCGGCTTGACCTTGACGCCCGAGCCGCCGCAGTCGGCCGACAGCCGCACGTACTCCTTGGCCCCTTCGATGTCCCTTTGCAGACGGTCGCGCTCCGGATGGTGGAACGCGAAGTTGGTCCCGAGCCCGACCAGTGTCACGCCGCTGTCGGCGAACCGTTTCTTGACGTCGGCTCGCTCGGCCTGGCTCAGATTCGATTCGACCCCGTGTGCGTGCTGGGTCCGAAGCTCGACGCCGAGAACGCCGGTCTTGCGGCAGTTGGCGATCAGCGCCGGCAGCGTCCAGTCGTCGCCCCAGAGGTACGTGACCAGGCCGAATCTCATCTTCGCGCCCGGCGCGGCCCCCGAGAGCAGGCCCTTGCCCAGCGGACCCAGGGCCACCACGCCGGCCCCCAGAACCATCGAATGTGTGAGAAATTCCCGGCGTGTGGTCTGACGTTCACTCATGATTGCGCCCCTTTGGAATAGACATGACAGATGCCGAAGGACAACACCGCTCCAGCGAAGCTCCTACGATTCGTCCAGCCTGTGACGGAGACACCCGTCGTGCGACGATCGGCGCAGGGGCCTGAAGCGGCCCTGTGCCGCAAGGCAGCCGATTCCGACGGGGGCCAACCCATAAAACCACATTATCCCCACCCCCAACACCCCCGTCAACCCCTTTTCTCAGCCCGCAGCACCCCGCGGTTGCGCTGCGATTCATGCTTGCAGGCCAATCTCGTTTGACCGCCGCACCGTGCTCTGGTATACTGGTTTGAATGACCGACGTTCTGATACGGATCAAACGAGCGGTACTCGTCGGACGCTACGCATTCAGCGAGAGGGCAAGGGCAAACTGGTTCGTGAAGCCGGGACCGAGACCTACTACTTTCTGGTTTCGTCCAAGAAAGCGATCTGACGAAGAATGGATGTGCTGCAAATCACGGTCTGTCCTTCGTGCGGGAGCACGGAGATCGAGAAGGTGTGCCGAGACTGGTCGGGCGAGTATGCAGGCCGCCCGTACACCGTGCCGTCACTGGAATTCTATGAATGTCCGGCCTGCGGCG is part of the Anaerobaca lacustris genome and harbors:
- a CDS encoding redoxin domain-containing protein, which codes for MSKKINIWILVTAAAVVVEGWALYVVGASSARWRPAMIVAEEPAARALYEAMVQAARDAETLSYRSICSGPDSGPSAYTVQLKKPNLVHVEMTNGMSTKVTTVLGDGDRVRIFWSGDRPFLKVDDFERNEPTQSNVYVDMTGSPAEVADEMARLGVAWSDLVWSPSVFFNGADEFEPHIDGIRLRGTNEASGEECDVIEVSYFKAQRTRHYWLSRKDHLPRRIKEIVRLAGHNRVIAEDWFRVEIDERISDETFAWTPPEGSDAWTPPEWEEFLLKPGTEAPDFELALAQKGVIRLSDLRGKVVWLCLWQVGSPECREQMRYLQSLHEKTKDTPLAVLGANVTDDRRIAQAFLRDEAISLPCVLDSSEEVAKLFAEGYGMKSSDGPVNFVIGRDGKIVDAWYGQDRNRAPAALQAAGVQDVDR
- a CDS encoding DUF6807 family protein, yielding MSERQTTRREFLTHSMVLGAGVVALGPLGKGLLSGAAPGAKMRFGLVTYLWGDDWTLPALIANCRKTGVLGVELRTQHAHGVESNLSQAERADVKKRFADSGVTLVGLGTNFAFHHPERDRLQRDIEGAKEYVRLSADCGGSGVKVKPDALPKGVPYEKTIEQIGRSLNELGAFGESHGQEIRLEVHGGCSPLPVIKAIMDAADHPNVKVCWNCNGQDLEGEGLAYNFHLVRPFFGATAHVRELDMDDYPYQELIDLMVGTDYDGWVLLEARTRPDDRVAALAAQRAVFARMVATAQSGGTRSGSGVKVTQHSDRVTVEIDGKPFTEYCHTAKPRPYFYPVMGPTGAAVIRHWPMAEKPDEARDHPHHKSLWFTHGDVNGVDFWADGDTRGRIVHDKFIEVSSGPQVGVITSQNNWIAPDGRTICTDTRRHRFSGGPDARILDLEVTIHASHGELVFGDTKEGSMAIRLAPTMRLKGSVGQGHIVNSEGVRDGATWGKRAAWCDYYGPVDGDVVGVAIFDHPGNPRHPTWWHVRDYGLFAANPFGIHDFERKPAGTGNLVVPAGESVTFKWRFYFHKGNEVEGKVAERYQEYAS
- a CDS encoding Gfo/Idh/MocA family oxidoreductase, whose protein sequence is MGSVTRRDFIKSSVAAGVGLALAGPHSRVLGANDQIRVAVVGVGGQGGGHMRYFHGCEGAKLVAICDADTRQMEGKAKAFEEKEGYKLRTYTDVRRLLEDKDIDVITSATPNHWHALVTIWACQAGKDVYIEKPASHNIWEGRKMVEAARKYNRIVQIGMQKRSSEAHPAAFEWIREGHIGKIQWVRGFCYKGRGPGTNGIVPGTNGPAPIPSTVDYNQWCGPADMVPLHRSQFHYVWHWMWNTGNGDIGNQGPHEMDIARWALGDPGLPRHAFSIGGRFGVGETGDVGETANTQIAFFDYKPAPLIFEVRGLPRKKDDRAMDHFRGTRVGDCVQCEGGYFPCDDGGGWIYDNDGKRIKQFSGRGGAGHHENFIKAVRSRKVSDLNGDIEVGHISAALCHMANTSHHLGKKASPDEIKTTIGDNAEMMDSFNRMLEHLAANEVDLEKEPITIGPMLTMDADKEQYVGEHSELANMFLKRNYREPFVVPESV
- a CDS encoding RNA polymerase sigma factor encodes the protein MSAENQYMVLLDRARAGDRAGMGELAGVVWRRLHPFVFRITLCHDVTEDVLQETLLAMICGVESLREPQRFWPWMYQIAYAKTRDAFRKRRRQTSVQSALLDRRRTDGAWGDGDPADARLRAETRERVAAAVERLRDPHRDVVHLRCYEELSYTEIASRTRTTPQRARVHFHRAKASLRQRLQACCT
- a CDS encoding ABC transporter ATP-binding protein gives rise to the protein MLVQTEQETACEAGVQPTVVECHGLTKVFRRPFAGLDKAVCALRDVSLSVRQGQIVGLIGPNGAGKSTLLNLIAGLILPTQGRVTICGHPARSVAARRYLGYMPEHPVFPGLYTARAVLRYHAALLGLSAQGVARQVDASIQRLHMQEFADRPASDFSQGMKQRLALAIAMMSDPPLLLLDEPSNGLDPIGIVELRDLLQQLRDAGASVVISSHRLGELEKLTSDYIFMHRGRIVQFGDELNASQAGQLRVGVVSHGESVARAALPASRVLSVCDTELMIAIGEPDEVPDVVRDLVAGGAKITSVLLQRENIEEVFLRLCDEGNNR
- a CDS encoding sugar phosphate isomerase/epimerase family protein, producing the protein MRFALCNEMFEGRPMAEVAKIARRLGYHGLEIAPFTLAPSATEVTAAQRKETRQVIEDHGLECVGLHWLFAGPTGLHMTTPDEATWTRTRDYLAALLDLCSDLGGKVLVLGSPKQRSLVAGQTYAGAWQRAADLLGSVLDKAGDLGLTIALEPLSPVETDFINTVEDGMKLVRQVNHPSLKIHLDVKAMCSEARPVPEIIRSVTADEIGHFHVNDANLYGPGMGEVDYAPIAEAIDEVGWDQWLSVEVFKYDPDPETIAQRSIDYLHKFWP
- a CDS encoding type II toxin-antitoxin system MqsA family antitoxin; protein product: MDVLQITVCPSCGSTEIEKVCRDWSGEYAGRPYTVPSLEFYECPACGERIYDRQAMRKIQQHSPAFHHAQAR
- a CDS encoding ABC transporter ATP-binding protein; its protein translation is MDDHPIVVENLVKYYEGRCVLNGIDLEVPRGCIYGLLGRNGCGKTTLIRTLLGLEPPTRGRTMLLGHDSRRLSAKARARIGYVAEGHNLIQNYRVRRLIGLCRDLSLHWNEAFFSQLMETFRLPMDRKIKELSAGMRAELNLALAMAVDPELLILDDPTLGLDTVARRQFLELAIDLIQKQDRTILFSSHILGDVERIADRIGIMVAGKLIVDCELDELKRRVRKLQVLFPSEAPKNLYITEIIHQRNAGREMVLTVADWNPQKQAILQTFGPQSCTELAMTLEDIFIECTRPATTAVVEGSEV